From a region of the Nitrospirota bacterium genome:
- a CDS encoding acetyl-CoA carboxylase carboxyltransferase subunit beta — protein MAWFKKEDKKIKIPEGLWIKCNYCREIIYRKEVEKSSMVCPKCKYHFYISVEDRIALIIDDGSFKEMDGSIYSLDPLEFKDSVKYKDRIKNYQKSTGYADAFIYGEGKINELPVIVGIFNFKFMGGSMGSVVGEKILRAAETSMNTKFPLIIVSASGGARMQEGILSLMQMAKTSAALSRLSEMGIPYISILTDPTFGGVTASFAMLGDIIIAEPKALIGFAGPRVVEQTIKQQLPDGFQRAEFLLEHGMIDMIVERKKLKDTLSKVITFFSPS, from the coding sequence ATGGCCTGGTTTAAGAAAGAAGATAAGAAGATCAAGATACCGGAAGGGCTCTGGATAAAGTGTAACTATTGCCGGGAGATCATCTACAGGAAAGAAGTAGAAAAAAGCTCCATGGTCTGTCCCAAGTGTAAGTATCACTTTTACATATCAGTTGAAGATCGTATAGCCCTGATAATTGATGATGGCAGCTTCAAAGAGATGGACGGATCTATCTACTCCCTGGACCCATTGGAATTTAAAGATTCAGTGAAATATAAAGACAGGATTAAGAACTATCAGAAGTCTACAGGTTATGCTGATGCATTTATCTATGGAGAGGGTAAGATAAATGAACTGCCTGTAATAGTTGGGATATTTAATTTCAAGTTTATGGGCGGGAGCATGGGTTCTGTTGTTGGAGAAAAGATATTGCGTGCAGCAGAGACTTCTATGAATACAAAGTTTCCCCTCATAATAGTCTCTGCCTCCGGCGGGGCGAGGATGCAGGAGGGAATACTCTCGCTAATGCAGATGGCGAAGACCAGCGCGGCCTTATCGCGCCTCTCTGAAATGGGGATACCGTATATCTCGATATTGACTGATCCGACTTTCGGAGGGGTTACCGCAAGCTTTGCCATGCTGGGAGATATAATAATTGCTGAGCCTAAGGCCCTTATCGGCTTTGCCGGACCCAGGGTTGTTGAACAAACTATAAAACAGCAGCTGCCTGATGGTTTCCAGCGTGCAGAATTCCTGCTTGAGCATGGAATGATAGATATGATAGTAGAGAGGAAAAAACTTAAAGATACTTTATCAAAGGTTATAACCTTCTTCAGCCCGTCTTAA